The Falco naumanni isolate bFalNau1 chromosome 1, bFalNau1.pat, whole genome shotgun sequence genome window below encodes:
- the SUSD2 gene encoding LOW QUALITY PROTEIN: sushi domain-containing protein 2 (The sequence of the model RefSeq protein was modified relative to this genomic sequence to represent the inferred CDS: inserted 1 base in 1 codon), protein KGASPSIRFASVIYNKPLNTEHLVYFRTRVSIKSFPQAGTKAITAGHPASAGLNMKFLGIDVAFFTLFTLIALWNAGAQDSCAYRCGELLGTCSCQATCQSLGVCCPDYKEFCLQISPYSGSLMGGKDFSIENTAFNASSVITCRFKQKIKTSGYVAKDGKAHCISPLLYETGFIPFDVSADDGLMFPYSGTWLSVHHNKVSDAEKCTLVNETKWQYYGTHNTDGNLTLTWTQQTLATTHVNIEVWGYQETGDSYSENWLAEWKYLYTLSREIPNTGKFSFIPVPAKGNYSTWDFGILRIAPSSYSDGQSNIPSIWSSEHALAWHLGKDFRNDPNAWATAKCIEWDRKEEKLPNFIEEIADCPCTLAQARADTGRFHTDYGCDIEKGSVCTYHPGAVHCVRAIQASRQFGAGQQCCYDSAGAQILTRDSIGGSTPDRGHDWGSPPFLQPPRIPGFSHWLYDVISFYYCCLWSDNCHFYMKRRPSSDCKTYRPPHAASAFGDPHFFTFDGLNFTFKGQGEYTLVESDLTSLRVQGRTEQARLPNGSGAQVTGLSAVAMRENNSDVIEVRYAQDLTLEVLLNQKIISFSEQSWMDLKGLFLHSTPDQNITVMFSSGSGVEIRGSGGFLTVTVLLPEKFMNHTQGLFGVMNGHTEDEYTFKNKTTLSAHASPQELFEFGANWAVENGTSLFTYDTEFLLNNFFYGEKHNASFLPVFFPYEDPADPLVKQMVLVCGSDPFCRFDVLTTRSLQVGSSTRLAHQSHKLRVENLKPVISCGWLDHPANGRKNGTKYLLGSTISFICDQGYELTGPKERICQVTGTWSGDTPSCVLQTDINQVILLGCVFGIVGLGVLARLTVLCRKERHKGNQKLVSEVPVGSEQXNNEIPEEFLMKYRKSIAED, encoded by the exons AAAGGAGCATCCCCTTCCATTCGTTTTGCTTCAGTAATTTACAACAAACCTTTGAACACTGAGCATCTTGTTTATTTCCGGACACGTGTTTCTATAAAGAGCTTTCCCCAAGCAGGCACAAAGGCTATCACAGCCGGCCATCCTGCATCAGCTGGACTAAATATGAAATTCCTTGGCATAGATGTTGCTTTCTTCACTCTCTTCACCCTCATTGCTCTTTGGAATGCAG GAGCTCAAGACTCTTGCGCATACCGATGTGGGGAGCTCCTTGGTACCTGTTCTTGCCAAGCGACGTGCCAGTCCTTGGGGGTTTGCTGTCCTGATTATAAAGAATTTTGCCTTCAGATTTCTCCATACTCAGGATCTCTGATGGGAGGCAAAGACTTCTCaattgaaaatacagcttttaatgCCTCTTCTGTGATAACGTGCAG GTTCAAgcagaaaatcaaaaccagtGGCTATGTTGCTAAGGATGGAAAAGCCCACTGCATCTCCCCATTGCTGTACGAGACTGGTTTCATCCCTTTTGACGTTTCTGCAGATGATGGGCTGATGTTTCCATACTCTGGAACTTGGTTATCAG TACATCACAACAAAgtttcagatgcagaaaaatgcaCGTTGGTAAATGAGACAAAATGGCAGTACTATGGCACCCACAACACTGACGGGAACTTAACTCTTACCTGGACGCAGCAGACACTTGCAACAACCCACGTCAACATAGAAGTCTGGGGATACCAGGAAACAG GTGACAGTTACTCGGAAAACTGGTTGGCCGAATGGAAATACCTTTACACTTTGTCAAGAGAAATCCCCAACACCGGGAAATTCTCTTTCATTCCTGTACCCGCTAAGGGGAATTACAGTACGTGGGACTTCGGAATTTTGAGAATTGCACCCAGCAGCTATTCTGATGGGCAGAG caacaTTCCATCAATCTGGAGTTCAGAGCATGCATTGGCTTGGCACCTTGGGAAAGACTTCAGAAATGACCCAAATGCATGGGCAACTGCAAAATGTATAGAATgggacagaaaggaggaaaagcttCCAAACTTCATAGAAGAAATTGCAGATTGCCCTTGCACCTTGGCACAGGCAAGAGCTGACACTGGCAGGTTCCAT ACAGATTATGGCTGTGACATTGAAAAGGGGAGTGTGTGTACTTACCACCCAGGTGCTGTGCATTGTGTAAGAGCCATTCAAGCCAG CCGGCAGTTCGGGGCAGGACAGCAGTGCTGCTATGACTCTGCGGGGGCCCAGATCCTCACGCGTGACTCCATCGGCGGCAGCACGCCCGACCGGGGCCACGACTGGGGATCGCCACCGTTCCTGCAGCCGCCACGGATACCTGGCTTTTCTCACTGGCTTTACGATGTCATCAGCTTCTACTACTGCTGCCTGTGGTCTGACAATTGTCACTTCTATATGAAGAGGCGTCCTTCCAGCGACTGCAAGACGTACCGCCCGCCTCACGCTG catcTGCTTTTGGGGATCCTCACTTCTTCACATTTGATGGTCTGAACTTCACCTTCAAAGGCCAAGGAGAATACACGTTGGTGGAGTCTGACCTCACGTCCCTAAGAGTGCAGGGGAGGACAGAGCAGGCACGCCTGCCCAATG GATCTGGGGCTCAGGTGACAGGCTTGTCTGCGGTGGCCATGCGGGAGAACAACTCAGACGTGATTGAGGTACGCTATGCACAGGATTTAACTCTGGAGGTCCTGTTGAACCAGAAGATCATCAGCTTCTCTGAGCAAAGTTGGATGGACCTGAAAG GTCTCTTCCTCCATTCTACACCTGACCAGAACATCACAGTGATGTTCTCTTCTGGGTCTGGAGTGGAAATAAGGGGAAGTGGAGGATTTCTGACCGTGACAGTTTTGCTCCCAGAGAAGTTTATGAATCACACTCAGGGTCTGTTTGGGGTGATGAATGGCCACACAGAGGATGAGTATACCTTCAAGAATAAAACCACCTTGTCAGCTCATGCAAGTCCCCAGGAGCTGTTTGAGTTTGGAGCGAACT GGGCTGTTGAAAATGGAACTTCTCTCTTTACTTACGACACGGAGTTCCTACTGAACAATTTCTTTTACGGGGAAAAGCACAATGCTTCCTTTCTGCCCGTGTTCTTTCCTTATGAAGACCCTGCCGATCCCCTGGTGAAGCAGATGGTCCTGGTCTGTGGCTCTGACCCCTTCTGCAGATTCGATGTCCTAACAACAAGAAGCCTTCAAGTGGGAAGTTCCACAAGACTAGCTCATCAAAGTCACAAGCTGCGGGTAGAAAATCTAAAGCCAG TGATCTCTTGTGGCTGGCTGGATCATCCAGCCAACGGACGGAAGAACGGAACTAAATACCTGCTGGGCTCAACCATCAGTTTCATCTGTGACCAGGGCTATGAACTCACTGGGCCAAAGGAAAGAATTTGCCAAGTGACAGGGACCTGGTCTGGAGACACccccagctgtgtcctgcaAACAG